agccaagtagacgcattgtgggtcTCCTGAGCGTCGTCtatattgttaaaagaaaaatctaaagaagagaatccctctgccatcttccactagtttttaaaatatataaatcgCCTGCTTGAATATTCACTCTTCTCTTCTCCgactctcgtcgtcatttgggatgtgcgcgtctcgtcgtcatttgggatgtgcgcgtctgttgtgatttcccttcctggtttgaTGACCCACCCTATATTGCCTCATCATAGCAAACCACCAACCAAACATAGATTTTCTTATATGTAAACCAGCCAATCATCAGTGATGATTGCTTCGCTTCGGAGCTTAGATTTTTAGGtaatttttttatggaaaactGTAGTTTTACAACTGGGTTATCAAAAACTGTACTCCTTACGGGAAAACCATAGTTGTTGGCAAGTGTGGCAAACagacggatcaagattttaacacacattgtaggtcggaaaaaacaaagaaaaactgaaaatatttttttatatttttacagagataaaaaaagACAGATTTCCGACAATAgccggaaaaatcacatgcctggagccgacttaatatcacaattttcccatccaaaaacttgctggttgacgtagagaaacatgttcgcttgaccgctctgtgttaaagcttcacaacaaacaaagaaacaccggctgtgtttcggtgctaaaggcagctgcaatccaccgctttccaccaacagcattcttctttgacgtctccattattaattgaacaaattgcaaaagattcagcaacacagttgtccaaaatactgtgtaattatgcgatgaaaatagacaacttttagccgtgtgtggtgctgggctaatatgttcgctaccaccaataacgtcacaaacacgcgtcatcattccgcgacgttttcaacaggaaactccgcgggaaatttgaaattgcaatttagtaaactaaaaaggccgtattggcatgtgttgcaatgttaatatttcatcattggtatataaactatcagactgcgcggttggtagtagtgggtttcagtaggcctttaaagaccgaGGTACAGGAGATGCACTAATAATAACATGATTATAGTAATAATTATTGTTTATTGTACTGTTACGCTTGTgtgtctaagtcaggggtgtccaaagtgcggcccgcgggtcattttttaacggccccacggcacattttaagaatacaattgaaaaaaattaaaaacataaaaagtgatataaaagagtaaacgggtgaaatgtaacaagaaattgttgcaatgcttacttttataacacaaagctgccatgcaggctgtttttttctttaaaaaataataatgaatcaaaatccatgtcattatgaattattgacctattcaaggcttcgattaggtcacattaaatattccacttggagatattttttgggggaaatgttgcatatttcgtGTTTCGCCATATAAAaatctgagctgtttttttttttttttaaaaagggcctaaaacaaacaaacaaaacacaaaacaacaataacacttaaaattgacggatatatctgaaattgatcttgagattatggtgctaaaagtaaacagtaaaaaaaatgtataatttattttttaatactttaataagtaggacacttttggatccccaatttttgtgtgatttgtttttaagtgtcattggtcaaaaaattataatgaatcaaaatccaaaattaaggctccaattattatataatctcaaatattccacctaaaaaaagttattgggtgaaaatattgcgtattttgtgttttttccattttttttcttctaatgttgatctagagatttcaaacttgcataataataaaaattataatactgaataatgacacaatttttattttattttttatttttttaccaaaaccctttggggtctccgggatcataactgagtggagacctgaatgtatattttttatacatacactgtattggattttaaaataaaaattatgaaaatggcccccgcttgctctgatttttcagtgtgcggccctcagtggaaaaagtttggacacccctggtctaagtggACACAATTTAACAGCAAGCCAAACTCCCTCCAAAATGAATATGGGAGTCAGGAAGTAACATTCTAGCTCCACTAGACGGCGCTGTCAAATCCAGTATGAACCAAAGTGAAACTGAAGAAAACATAGATAAATAAATGACTGCAAAGAAGTAAATAAACATTCTTATATACAAGTGAACACAATATGGATTTATTCCAAATCTCCCCAAAATTCACTAAACATGAAGCAATTGTGATGTAAACAAAAGTGAACAAACTTCACAAGTTAAATGAATGCATCACAACAGAACATGTAGTATGTATGTCTCATTAAGTTCCTAAAACAAATACTTACAGACGATGCTTGGGAAGGCGAGAACGAGACAAAGCTTAGAAGAAGTAGAAAAGGCAGCTTGAAGCAGAGATGTGGCTGAGAAACTCTTCTCCAGCTTGTTGATGTCAGATTTGTATCATAGCTGTGATTATGTCTATGATGCCACTCtgcatgtcaaaataaaagcctgcataCACTCAAAGGTGCATTGCACACATTGTCACAGtgcatgtcaaaataaaagcctgcatgTACTCAAAGGTGCATTGCACACGTTGTCAGAGtgcatgtcaaaataaaagcctgcatgTACTCAAAGGTGCATTGCACACGTTGTCACAGtgcatgtcaaaataaaagcatccacCGAATGCACTTTGGAAAATAAGGGCAGAACATGTATTATCATGATTTATATTCCCTACTGATGATTATCCTACATCACGCATGAGTCAGCTAAACTCTATTTTACACTCTGAATAATGgcaggttatatgattattgaAATAAATTCATATTCTGGCCACATTTGATGgcactttttgtaaaaaaaaacaaaaaaaaacatcctttttTTTTCGTTAAACAAAACcaataggggtgcacaaaaatcgattcacatctgaATCGTGATTTTTATTCATCTTAATTCTATATGAATTCATTATTTTATAAAAAAGATTTAAGAAAACCATGGAAAACAATCAAaaaatccatcaatgtttatttatatagccctaaatcacaagtgtctcaaagggttgcacaagccacaacgtcatCCGCGgtgcagagcccacataagggcaaggaaaaactcaccccagtgggacgttgatgacaatgcctatgagaaaccttggagaggaccgcatatactgtgtgtgtgtgtgtatatatatatatggggtgtgtgtgtgcgcaggtgtgtgtatatgtagagaGACAAAGAGAGAGAGTCCTTACAATGAGATAATTTTGAGGTAATGTGTTGAAGAAAAGGTAATAATCATTTGCTGTGTCATTTTTTAAGTTTAAATCgattacaatatatatgtatgtatatatacagtatatcaatcaatcaatcaatcaatcaatgattatttatatagctctaaatcagtagtgtctcaaagggctgcacacaacacaaaccactacgacatcctccggCAAGTATggaagagagggaagtctgggcttctctgcttaggctgctgcccccgcgacccaacctcggataagagTAAAAAGATGGACGGATGGTATTTACGCACTTATTTTTGCAGTATTTATCTGACACAAGTGGAAAATAACGCctgcattaaatatatatatatatatatatgtatatatatatatatatatatatatatatatatatgtatgtatgtgtttctgtgtatgtatataaaataaacattttttttatacaaatactgtatatataaaatacaccccgccttctgcccaattgtagctgtgataggccccagcaccccgcacaaccccaaaggaaataagcggtagaaaatggatggatatataaaatacattttatttatttttttatcgatTTTAGAAAACTAGGAATTAAGATGAAtaggaatatatatacatatacagtatatatatatatctatgtgtatatacacacatatatacacagtatataaatatacacatacatatatgtatatatgtgtatataagtatacattGATTACAAGCCaataaacatgtgtatatatacatatatagatatgtatgtgtacagtatttttgtacgtatatatatatatataatgtatatttacacacatgtatatacatacattatgtgtgtgtgtatatatatatatatatatatatatatatatgcatatatacatatatatatttatgcatctatagatatgtttatatattcatatatatatatatattcgggcttcacggtggcagaggggttggacggcgtggtgcattgggagagtggccgtgggcaacccgagggtccctggttcaatccttacctagtaccaacctcgtcacgtcccttgtgtcctgggcaagacacttcacccttgctcctgatgggtgctggttagcaccttgcatggcagctccctccatcagtgtgtgaatgtgtgtgtgaatgggtaaatgtggaagtagtgtcaaagcgctttagtaccttgaaggtagaaaagcgctatacaagtacaacccatttatcatttagtgcgtctgcctcacaatacgaaggttatgagtagtcctgggttcaatcccgggctcgggacctttctgtgtggagtttgcatgttctccccgtgactgcgtgggttccctccgggttctccggcttcctcccacctccaaagacatgcacctggggataggttgattggcaacactaaatggtccctagtgtgtgaatgtgaatgttgtctatctgtgttgacccaaaagggaataagtggtagaaaatggatggacggatatatatatatatactcttgactttattttgctcaaacaatGGCATGTGAAACAAGTAAATAATTAGAACATCTTGTTGTGCATTGACTGACGCCTCCTGCTTGCACGTTGTTGTCGTCTTCCTGCCAGGATGCCATAGGCTCGCAGACTACTTGGAAGGAGTGAAGAAGAACTTTGAGTCTGCTGCACAAGTCCTGAAacaaaactgtgacaagaatgctCACGCAGAGAGCTGCTACAAGCTGGGGTCTTATCATGTGACAGGCAAAGGTACGCCAAAGGATGCCAATAATACAACTTACAATAGTAAAGTTAATATGACTAAAGCCttgaattatttatttaacataaaaaaagAGTATTTTATACTacataacagtggttctcaatttttTTCACCACCTTAGAAAAATCTTTGCTCTTCATAATGACCAAGACTATTACAGTAGCGCAATAGGCCTAAGTATTAATGAAAAACAAGACAACCCTTTTATTtaacacatgtatttattttaacactgtgtttggaattaaaataaaacactgtactttcatcGTGATTTTTTTGACGTACCACTAgtgccacagtttgagaatacTTCGCATAATATCAAGACATCTTAGTTGAAATAATTGTTTCTCAAATTATTTTGCCCTGTCGCTGTTTTTTCATTCCTGAAATAAACATGTTTAGCCCATTTTTCCTCAAATAATAATAGTTTACAAAAAAAGTATATTTCTACAGCAAAGATGAGTTTATTGTCATCCTATTCtgctttattttggaaaaaattatgtatttttctgtaatattacACGTTTGTTCTCTCAACATTACAATTTTATTCTTGTAatattagttgttgttttttaagtgtttttcttGTCATATTagacatttttttctcttaaCATTAcaattttattcttgtaaaatttggactttttttaaaaaaagttgttttttttaataatgcacTTTTTTCTCTTAACATTACAATTTTATTCTTGTaatttttggacttttttttctaaaaagtgtttttcttgtggtaatgcacatttttttctcttaacATTACAATTTAATTATTGTAATAttcgggcttttttttttttttttaagactttttctTGTAATAATGCACCATTTTTTCTcataacattacatttttattcttgtaataaaattgattagatcgcaattttcaccagtcctgatgtgtgtgtcaaatttggtgagttttgaagcattttaaggggttcaaattacagctcaaagaggcagcgatataataaataataataataaaactttagaaattcaatagggtcctatgTCCCAAAGGGaaatcggtccctaataataaaacctcagaaattcaatagggtcctttgtcccAAAGTGACATCGgtctctaataataataaaaccttagaaattcaatagggtcctctgttccaaagggacattggtccctaataataaaaccttagaaattcaatagggtcctctgtcccaaagggacatcggtccctaataataatataactttcgaaattcaatagggtcctctgtcccaaagggacattaggtctctaataaaaccttagaaattcaataggatcctctgtcccaaagggacattaggtctctaataaaaccttagaaattcaataggatcctctgtcccaaagggacattaggtccctaataaaaccttagaaattcaatatagggtcatctgtcccaaagggacattcggtccctaataaaacctcagaaattcaatagggtcctctgtcccaaagggacatcggtcccaaATAATAAAACCTAAGAAATTCAATAGCATCgtttgtcccaaagggacattcggtccctaataaaaccttagaaattcaatagggtcctctgtcccaaagtgacattggtccctaataataataaaaccttagaaattcaatagggtcctctgtcccaaagggacatcggtccctaataataaaaccttagaaattcaatatagggtcctctgtcccaaagggacatcggtccctaataataatataactttaggaattcaatagggtcctctgtccgaaagggacatcggtccctaataataataaaacttttgaaattcaatagggtcctctgtcccaaagggacattaggtccctaataaaaccttagaaattcaatatagGGTCccctgtcccaaagggacatcggtccctaatgatAAAACctcagaaattcaatagggtcctctgtcccaaagggacatcggtccctaataataaaaccttagaaattcaatatagggtcctctgtcccaaagggacatcggtccctaataataatataactttaggaattcaatagggtcctctgtccgaaagggacatcggtccctaataataataaaacttttgaaattcaatagggtcctctgtcccaaagggacattaggtccctaataaaaccttagaaattcaatatagGGTCccctgtcccaaagggacatcggtccctaatgatAAAACctcagaaattcaatagggtcctctgtcccaaagggacatcggtccctaataataaaaccttagaaattcgatagggtcctctgtcccaaagggacatcggtccctaataataaaaccttagaaattcgaatgggtcctctgtcccaaagggacatcggtccctaataattaaAAACCTTAAAATTCAatatagggtcctctgtcccaaagggacatcggtccctaataataaaaccttagaaattcgatagggtcctctgtcccaaagggacatcggtccctaataattaaaaaccttagaaattcaatatagggtcctctgtcccaaagggacatcggtccctattAATAAAACctcagaaattcaatagggtcctctgtcccaaagggacatcgatccctaataataaaaccttagaaattcgatagggtcctctgtcccaaagggagattaggtccctaataaaaccttagaaattcaatatagggtcctctgtcccaaagggacattaggtccctaataaaaccttagaaattcaatatagggtcctctgtcccaaagggacatcggtccctaaaaatattacaaggtttttctcgtaaaatatcTCAACTTTATTCTCATGTTATTGTGACTTAATCCTCATCACATATTATTAATTTTATCGAAAAAATACGAGCATTTTCCAACGTTTGTGACCAGGTGGCGTGACGGAGTGTCTACAGACAGCGTACTCCTGCTTCCTGCGCTCCTGCAACAGCGAGGAAAGAAGTCCGTAGACGCCTGTCACAACGTGGGCCTGCTCGCACACAACGGTCGCACCAGGGAGGGAGGACCCGACCTGGGCGTGGCCCGCCAGTACTACGAGAAGGCGTGCGCCGGCGGCTTCGCTCCCTCCTGCTTCAACCTGAGCGCCATGCACATCGACGGCAAAGGAGTGGCGCCGGATATGAAGCTGGCGCTGAAGTACGCCGACCGCGCCTGTGAGCTGGGACACGTGTGGGGCTGCGCCAACGCCAGCCGCATGTACAAACTTGGGGACGGCACGGAGAAGGACGAGAAGAAAGCGGAGGCGTTGAAGAATCGGGCGAGGGAGCTGCACGGCTTGCAGACGGAGAAGCAGCTCAAGTTTGGGGAGTGACATTGTGACCTTTTGAAATGTTCACATTCAATCTCTTTGAAGTCCCTTaaaatagttcaaataaaataaagttgtgCAGTACTTTGACCATCAGGAGGCGCTAAAACACAAGGgaagtgttttcttttctttttagggCTGtaccatgttgggaagactatgggatcccccgggaagagctagatgaagtggctggggagagggaagtctgggcttccctgcttaggctgctgccccgtgacccgacctcggataagcggaggatgatggatggatggatgggtccggcaacacagATGCATCCAGctcatagagcaggggtgtccagagtttttccactgagggcattaaattgaaaaattaaagcatgcggggatccttttgatatttttcattttcaaaccataaaataatatatatatatttttttacctttaggcgTCCCGGGGACCATTAAGGGtatcagtcattaaaatgttaaaataagtcaaattattattattacagtacatctctatatcaacttaaggttgatatgaagtaaaaaaaaaaaagggagggttttatgccttttttgtcaaagataacttttgttttatagtaaaactgaaatatgcagtatttagtaatcagaaccataaaagatcaataatgcaggacaccattgatttaattcactattattttttttggagtaatcacagtgtaaagagtaataaaatcccactaaatatcttcgTGATCCAAAAGGtgtcccactcataaagtgatgcatttttattatatatatttttttaactttcaacacttaagttacgagatcaacctAAGatatatatctgttgattttaaatttcaactattttttttttttttttatggtcttttgtaaataaaactttgatgttcctatatggcaaccacacaatataggcaatattttttgcacataaaacattttaaagtaaagttcttgaggtaattggagccttgaaaataatgattataacattgatttttttgtttgtttgagcaatggaaaaacaactaaaaaaaaaaacagcctgcatgacagctttgagttaactttttcttgttaggtttcacctcattccacttttttaaaatgtttttatttttgaaatagcatttccaaaatgtgtggcgggccgcaaatggccccggggcgcactttggacacccctgctctagagccagatgtggctcttttgatgactgcatctggctctcagataaatcttagctgacattgcttaacacgataagttaatgaataattccgctggtaatcacagtgacaaaaataacgttcaaaatataaaagcattttcatccatccatccggattctaccgcacctgttgaagaagtcgcattaaaggtaagaagtgttttatttattgttggttagcctcagaataacaatgttattaaagagaagaagagacttattatactctaaaaatgttggtctttcttaaaaatgcacgcatatagttgtattcagtgttaaaaaaaaaaataaaaaatatatatatatatatatatatatatatatatacatatatatggctctcacggaaatacttttaaaaatatttggcttgtctagctctctcagccaaaaggttcccgatccctgtACTACTTCATAAATCAgcgtcagttgagtcggtccatagtaCAATTGatcatgtatcataacatggaaatctaagagaacgtgttgtgattGACAATACTAGAGAGTCAATTTAGAAATTTCGAAAATACGCACATTTTTGCCATACCAGACGCTCTTGCagaattggtgagtttttgtgctTATTAAGTGCCTCAAAGTGGGAGATTGATATTCAATGAAGCAAGGTGGGAAATTAGATCAGTGATTTTTCAGTGATCAGTAAATTGTTCCACCTCTATTATACTTGATCCAAGAGTCCTCGAttccatttgtgtatggaaataaATCTTCGCATCACATGTATGAGGATAGTCCAGTGGCTGAGACTGCTGACTTGGGAttaaaggtactgggttcaaacacAGATATAactgactgtattttgttccacTTGATCATACTTTAATGAGCCATCTCATCTTCACAAGACTGGTCATATCCCAGGGGTTAAAACTGTTGAATTAGAACAAAAAGTACTGGTTTCgaaccccactctggttgatggtattttctTACAACTGATCAAATTTTAGTCagccaggggtcgtagataacatttctGTATGGAAAGAAAACACCTCTCCACAAGACCAAAGATAGCTCGGTGtgtaagactgctgacttggaatcCGAGTTAGTGGGTTCAATCCCCGCTATAGGTGACTGTGTTCTGTTCAATCTCATCTTACTTTACcgaaccaggagtcctcgattacatttgtgtgtgGAACCCAATCTTGTCTTTACAGgatccaggatagaccaggggttaagactgctgacttggattgaaaggtactgggttcacaCCCCACTCTAGTTGATgatattttgttctacctcatcataccttactgagccaggagtgtatatgaaaaaaaaaataactccaCAAGATctaggatagcccagtggttaagactgttgactctggTTGAAGCGTACAGGGTTCGAATCCTGgttgggttgacatgtaatttacaaaactGGCTGGAGGCTATGAGGTGACATATATTGTCttccatgtaatgttaaaataattaaacaataaactttttttttaatccaattacaatttacttattttattttaattgtacccaggagaggtcatTAGTCAACGctcttttttatttactttttactcttattccacccacctcaggaattaccctcacttgcacacacacaggtaacccctgaggtgtcatcattgactgtTTGACTATTATTATCTTTAGTGCTGACTtgttttttcaactatatgttactcTAACAACTCGAACATAACATTACTCCCAtaatgtatgtcgttttgacgccatacagccaaattactgattccatgtacgggatttgaactcagtagagaagttaagtccctacctttagtcaaaagtgatttatgaccccccataaaacaatgatttatgaccctcaaggtcaaaggtcaatgatttatgaggggtcaagttcaaaggttaatgatttatgagggggtcaaggttaaaggtcaaagtcaaaggtcaaagtcaaaggtcaggttcaaatgtcaaggtcaagtgggtgtggcttacccggaagagggtggagttaagacctgcggtgggagtggttaaaccaggaagagggtggagttttaaacagaaagagggcagagttaagacctgcggtgggagtggttaaaccaggaagagggtggagttaagacctgacagggaacagaggagggttcagtttttttaagaaagcaatgtcatctgagcagcatgtgaccatatatttgatagtttaaatgtttacgatcgtttgaaacaacttccagatttcgatgtattgatggctgggaatgttacgtgtggagatgtggacacgcacgcacttcacacacacacacacacacacacacacacacacacacacacacacacacacacacacacacacacacacacgaggggtacaaaagggcggtgtaaggcttagtcattatttggagctttatacgttagcgtaaagactttgttcgattcggtcatgattagtggaacgcctgtttcgatttataaaaataataaaacttacattgacgctccgcaaaaaaagtcgagtgtttctaaatcgtattcagatgccgccgaccgagtctttgcgtgagaaatgggatttggaagggttagggatggagg
This genomic window from Nerophis ophidion isolate RoL-2023_Sa linkage group LG26, RoL_Noph_v1.0, whole genome shotgun sequence contains:
- the LOC133543528 gene encoding LOW QUALITY PROTEIN: cytochrome c oxidase assembly factor 7-like (The sequence of the model RefSeq protein was modified relative to this genomic sequence to represent the inferred CDS: inserted 1 base in 1 codon): MAGLINFEDEEEVKQFLDNLGVEYSFQCYKDNDPEGCHRLADYLEGVKKNFESAAQVLKQNCDKNAHAESCYKLGSYHVTGKGGVTECLQTAYSCFLRSCNSXGKKSVDACHNVGLLAHNGRTREGGPDLGVARQYYEKACAGGFAPSCFNLSAMHIDGKGVAPDMKLALKYADRACELGHVWGCANASRMYKLGDGTEKDEKKAEALKNRARELHGLQTEKQLKFGE